One genomic segment of Rhodopirellula islandica includes these proteins:
- a CDS encoding arylsulfatase — translation MKPRVLLFQACLLTLGLSLTVQAQEKPNILVIWGDDIGTENISHYNRGMMGYKTPNIDRVANEGIFFTDYYGQQSCTAGRAAFIGGSVPVRSGMTKVGLPGAKEGWQKTDVTMATVLKSLGYSTGQFGKNHQGDRDEHLPTQHGFDEFVGNLYHLNAEEEPENEDYPGDMKMADGRTFRQAFGPRGVIKATADGKIEDTGPLTKKRMETIDEETISAAKDFITRQHKAGKPFFCWWNGTRMHFRTHVKKENRHKGNDEYTDGMIEHDMQVGELLDLLDELGIADNTVVQYSTDNGPHYNTWPDAGTTPFRSEKNSNWEGAYRVPCYIRWPGKFKAGTVLNGVLAHEDWLPTFAAIGGSTDIKEQLLQGVELNGRSYKNHIDGHNQLDYLTGKTDESPRKEFMYVNDDGQIVAIRYEDWKAVFLENRGVAFEVWREPFVELRVPLLFNLRRDPFEKAQHNSNTYNDWFLSRVFVLAPMQQLAGNFLKTMKEFPPSQTPGSFNLEKIQKQIEGSMGGR, via the coding sequence ATGAAGCCTCGAGTTCTTCTCTTTCAAGCTTGCCTGCTGACCCTGGGGCTAAGCCTCACGGTACAGGCACAAGAAAAACCCAACATTCTCGTCATCTGGGGTGACGACATTGGGACTGAAAACATCAGTCATTACAACCGAGGAATGATGGGCTACAAAACGCCCAACATTGATCGTGTTGCCAACGAAGGGATCTTCTTCACGGACTACTACGGTCAACAGTCTTGCACTGCCGGACGCGCGGCGTTCATCGGCGGCAGCGTCCCTGTCCGTAGCGGAATGACCAAGGTCGGTTTGCCAGGCGCCAAAGAAGGCTGGCAAAAGACCGACGTCACAATGGCAACTGTGCTCAAGAGCCTGGGATATTCCACCGGCCAGTTCGGCAAGAATCACCAAGGTGACCGCGACGAACACCTGCCCACTCAACATGGTTTTGATGAGTTCGTCGGCAACCTGTATCACCTCAACGCCGAAGAGGAACCAGAGAACGAAGACTATCCCGGCGACATGAAAATGGCAGACGGAAGAACTTTTCGTCAAGCCTTCGGTCCTCGTGGTGTGATCAAGGCCACCGCCGATGGGAAGATCGAAGACACCGGACCGCTCACCAAGAAGCGGATGGAAACCATCGACGAAGAAACCATCTCGGCGGCGAAAGATTTCATCACCCGTCAACACAAAGCTGGCAAGCCCTTCTTCTGCTGGTGGAATGGCACCCGCATGCACTTCCGCACCCACGTCAAGAAAGAGAATCGTCACAAGGGCAACGATGAATACACCGACGGCATGATCGAGCACGACATGCAGGTTGGCGAACTGCTCGACCTGTTGGATGAACTCGGAATCGCTGACAACACGGTCGTTCAGTACTCCACTGACAACGGCCCTCACTACAACACCTGGCCCGATGCAGGAACGACTCCGTTCCGCAGTGAGAAGAACTCCAACTGGGAAGGTGCCTATCGCGTTCCTTGTTACATTCGTTGGCCTGGGAAATTCAAAGCCGGCACAGTTCTGAACGGGGTCTTGGCCCACGAAGACTGGTTGCCCACGTTTGCTGCCATTGGCGGTTCGACCGACATCAAAGAACAACTGCTCCAAGGTGTGGAACTGAACGGTCGTTCTTACAAGAACCACATCGACGGTCACAATCAGCTCGACTACCTCACCGGCAAGACGGACGAGTCGCCTCGCAAAGAGTTCATGTATGTGAACGATGACGGACAGATCGTTGCGATTCGCTACGAAGATTGGAAAGCCGTTTTCCTCGAAAACCGGGGCGTGGCTTTCGAAGTCTGGCGTGAACCGTTTGTCGAACTTCGAGTTCCGTTGTTGTTCAACTTACGTCGCGATCCGTTTGAGAAAGCACAACACAACTCCAACACCTACAACGATTGGTTCTTGTCGCGAGTCTTCGTGCTGGCTCCGATGCAGCAGTTGGCAGGGAACTTCCTGAAAACGATGAAAGAATTCCCACCAAGCCAAACGCCTGGTTCTTTCAACCTGGAAAAGATTCAAAAGCAAATCGAAGGCAGCATGGGCGGTCGTTGA
- a CDS encoding sulfatase-like hydrolase/transferase has translation MAFQCQHTVRSETAALIDARPNIVMIFADDLGYETLGCYGGLDFQTPRLDRMAAEGLRFTRAYTSPVCTPSRVSLHTGLYVMRHRQTDVLPVHLGTNKLVDFQKLPTFAQQLRSAGYSTSVTGKWQLATLEKHPNHIRDSGFDSWCVWQIWKDGAKTVRHWNPTLNHDGRVREDVAERFGPDVLVDYVVDQMREATEANTPFLIVHNEMLPHDPIVETPDDRSAGRSASLGNMITYLDKLAGRVLDAAEDLGIRKNTYVIFMGDNGTHQRDFRNPKAGQPNERPHTRHTQAGRVNGGKYELNDAGTHVPLIVWGPDPVPVDSVCDDLVDVVDLFPTFCELAGHNVPDSISIDGHSIASQFHGRVGPKRDWVIHGIRSDVNVFDGRWRWSNHLDKLIDASELPKEQPTDASSNQPSEASAANQRLSNIFQNVSDSSPAPPPQHAE, from the coding sequence ATGGCGTTTCAATGCCAGCACACCGTTCGGTCGGAAACGGCGGCGTTGATCGATGCTCGCCCGAACATCGTGATGATCTTTGCGGACGACCTCGGCTACGAAACGCTCGGTTGCTACGGTGGCCTTGACTTTCAAACGCCGCGACTGGATCGCATGGCTGCGGAAGGCCTGCGATTCACGCGTGCGTACACCAGTCCAGTTTGCACACCATCACGGGTCAGTCTGCACACGGGTCTGTATGTGATGCGGCATCGACAAACCGATGTGTTGCCGGTTCATCTGGGGACGAACAAATTGGTTGACTTTCAGAAACTGCCAACCTTTGCACAGCAGTTGAGGTCCGCGGGTTACTCCACATCTGTGACCGGCAAATGGCAGCTTGCGACGTTGGAGAAGCATCCCAATCACATCCGTGACAGTGGTTTCGATTCCTGGTGCGTCTGGCAAATCTGGAAAGACGGAGCCAAGACGGTTCGGCACTGGAACCCAACCTTAAATCACGATGGACGGGTTCGCGAAGATGTTGCCGAGCGATTTGGTCCCGACGTCTTGGTGGACTACGTCGTCGATCAAATGCGGGAAGCGACGGAAGCCAACACGCCGTTCCTGATCGTCCACAACGAAATGCTCCCGCACGATCCGATCGTCGAAACTCCTGACGACCGATCGGCGGGACGATCCGCATCGCTCGGCAACATGATCACCTACTTGGACAAACTGGCGGGGCGAGTCCTGGATGCAGCCGAGGACCTTGGCATTCGCAAAAACACCTACGTGATCTTCATGGGTGACAACGGAACCCACCAACGAGACTTTCGGAATCCGAAAGCCGGTCAACCGAACGAACGCCCGCACACACGGCACACCCAGGCAGGTCGAGTCAACGGTGGAAAGTATGAACTCAATGATGCGGGCACCCACGTTCCACTGATCGTTTGGGGCCCCGATCCAGTTCCAGTCGACTCGGTTTGCGACGATCTGGTCGACGTCGTTGATTTGTTCCCGACGTTTTGCGAGCTAGCAGGGCACAACGTCCCAGACTCCATTTCAATCGACGGTCATAGCATCGCGTCTCAGTTCCATGGCCGCGTCGGCCCCAAACGTGACTGGGTGATTCACGGCATCCGGTCAGACGTCAATGTGTTTGACGGTCGCTGGCGTTGGTCCAATCACTTGGACAAGCTGATTGACGCAAGCGAGCTTCCCAAAGAGCAACCCACCGACGCGTCATCGAATCAACCATCCGAAGCGTCCGCTGCGAACCAGCGTTTGAGCAACATCTTCCAAAACGTGTCGGACTCCTCCCCCGCTCCACCGCCCCAACACGCTGAGTAG
- a CDS encoding alpha/beta hydrolase family protein: MRLIHVFLLPPIAVLLAFTAVASAEESPYDVYPAVEPPYFRVRYEASSEKGELNFPVKYTVWIPPNAATLRGVIVHQHGCGEGSCKSGLTGAFDLHWEALASKHDCALLAPAYEQPQAADCQLWCDPRNGSDAAFQKSLTDLGKASGHPELDTIPWTLWGHSGGGVWAGTMTLLHPDRVAAAWLRSGVPILDPIPERPSAKTVLVPETPLDVPIMLNLGTKEGVTVTEGRFSGLWPKMKALFHSLRAKGGLIGVAVDPLTSHECGNQRYLAIPWFDVCLSARLPERINQPLKPMPTNEAWLAPLLETEAFPSAEWKGDPMDAIWLPNEAIAMAWMQYVKDTAIEDTTPPPSPTNLRVADGELSWDAEVDFESGLAHFIIERDGKEIATVPTTARNPFGRALFQGLQYSDTPLQPLAEMRFTDKTARQGENHSYRVIAVNTLGLKSTDDPARVAPSTTAPGERRQ; encoded by the coding sequence ATGCGATTGATCCATGTCTTTCTCCTGCCACCGATCGCTGTGCTGCTCGCCTTCACCGCAGTCGCGTCCGCCGAGGAGTCGCCGTATGACGTCTATCCCGCTGTTGAACCGCCGTATTTCCGAGTGCGTTACGAGGCGTCGTCGGAGAAGGGCGAACTGAATTTCCCGGTCAAGTACACGGTTTGGATTCCGCCGAACGCGGCGACTTTGCGTGGCGTGATCGTTCATCAACATGGTTGTGGCGAAGGGTCCTGCAAATCAGGGCTCACCGGCGCATTCGATCTTCATTGGGAGGCACTCGCGAGCAAACATGACTGCGCGTTGTTGGCACCAGCTTACGAACAACCACAGGCTGCTGACTGCCAACTGTGGTGCGATCCACGCAACGGATCGGACGCCGCTTTCCAGAAGTCACTCACGGATCTCGGCAAAGCCTCCGGTCATCCGGAGCTCGACACGATCCCGTGGACGCTTTGGGGGCACAGCGGCGGCGGAGTCTGGGCGGGGACAATGACGTTGCTGCACCCGGATCGCGTCGCGGCCGCTTGGCTGCGTTCGGGCGTGCCGATTCTGGATCCCATTCCCGAGCGGCCATCTGCCAAGACGGTCTTGGTTCCCGAGACCCCGCTCGACGTCCCGATCATGTTGAATCTCGGTACGAAGGAGGGCGTTACCGTGACGGAGGGGCGCTTCTCCGGTCTCTGGCCAAAGATGAAAGCACTGTTCCACTCGTTGCGTGCCAAAGGCGGCCTGATCGGTGTCGCGGTGGATCCGCTCACCAGCCACGAGTGCGGCAACCAGCGCTACCTTGCCATTCCGTGGTTCGACGTCTGCTTGAGTGCGCGGTTGCCAGAACGAATCAACCAACCGCTGAAACCCATGCCCACGAACGAAGCTTGGCTCGCTCCGTTGCTCGAGACAGAAGCTTTCCCGTCAGCAGAGTGGAAGGGCGATCCGATGGATGCCATTTGGTTGCCCAACGAAGCAATCGCGATGGCTTGGATGCAGTACGTGAAAGACACCGCGATTGAGGACACGACACCTCCGCCCTCCCCAACCAATTTGCGAGTGGCCGACGGCGAACTGAGTTGGGACGCCGAAGTTGATTTCGAAAGCGGACTCGCTCACTTCATCATCGAACGCGATGGCAAGGAAATCGCGACCGTTCCAACGACGGCGAGGAACCCTTTCGGGCGAGCTCTCTTTCAAGGCCTGCAATACAGTGACACACCCCTGCAACCACTCGCCGAGATGCGTTTCACGGACAAGACCGCCAGGCAAGGCGAAAACCATTCCTATCGCGTGATCGCCGTGAATACGCTCGGCCTGAAGTCGACCGACGATCCTGCGCGGGTTGCTCCCTCCACGACCGCCCCAGGCGAACGGAGGCAATGA
- a CDS encoding ACT domain-containing protein, with amino-acid sequence MTGITDLPTLLGSLHPLMSEHEFVFVTQPGKCIADAADLHPIAAFEEQEGLTLVLRREQADVAGEQYQAVFRMITLQVHSSLEAVGLTAAIAKALSDRGISANVMAAFFHDHVFVPSDRAQDAMKALAGLAPPR; translated from the coding sequence ATGACTGGGATCACCGACTTGCCAACCCTGCTTGGCTCTTTGCATCCCCTGATGTCCGAACATGAATTTGTATTCGTGACCCAACCTGGAAAATGCATCGCTGACGCCGCTGACCTGCACCCCATCGCCGCGTTCGAAGAGCAGGAGGGTTTGACGCTGGTGCTGCGAAGGGAACAAGCGGACGTCGCGGGAGAACAGTACCAAGCCGTCTTTCGAATGATCACGCTGCAAGTGCATTCCAGTCTCGAGGCAGTGGGGCTGACGGCCGCCATCGCCAAGGCTCTTTCTGATCGAGGGATCAGCGCCAATGTGATGGCGGCATTCTTTCACGATCACGTCTTTGTCCCCTCCGATCGTGCTCAAGATGCCATGAAAGCTCTCGCAGGACTCGCCCCCCCAAGGTAG
- a CDS encoding S9 family peptidase, whose amino-acid sequence MHPCLKVVTQLSVAAFAFSLNMNAALAQSAVSQSISPAELLERSRPRLEGIYAKGEMRPKRFEANWLGDSTGFVIPEKDADSGESVRAIYSVESGERTVASPDVEIAERDPLLSPDGRSLLKKQRRSWVIRDLGSGESRPLLEPSKSGDISYQDPSWSPDGKRILFVEANSNDVQFRNVLVPDDPSYPSVSKTRFARVGTKIPELRVGVVSVDGDDAGSVTWLPIAFPEEGGYFGEVSWAGNSDEVLVERLSRFRDKREFLLAKVDGSVSTLFEETNDAWAVGSHGINSGITWLDGGKRFLFLSEKDGWRQAFTIARDGTDIQILTPGEYDIIDRAEPGDVVDEANGWYYFYASPENGTQRYLHRVPLDGSGTLEKITPGDQPGWHEYQFSPDRKWAFHTYSTVNTPPVVELVSIPEHRSIRILEDNQELQKLAQKTITRATEFVQLKLSEDVTVDASVTKPSDFDESKRYPVFVYVYGEPYLQTVLDRWGAAQIDFLRTIADLGYITVSIDNRGTPCPKGAAWRRSIFGSLGPLSTEEQAAAIQELGRTRSYVDLSRVGIWGWSGGGSNTLNALFRKPDVYHLGIAVVPKPQPHLYNAWFQEIYMRTPEVNADGYARSAPLGFADGLKGKLLIVTGSGETNTHIQIIEGLVDRLIELGKPFDYMVYPNRDHGLREGKGSEVHVRMLITRYLLENLTPGPMPVESN is encoded by the coding sequence ATGCACCCATGTCTGAAGGTTGTCACTCAGTTGTCGGTCGCGGCATTCGCGTTCTCATTGAACATGAATGCCGCACTGGCTCAATCGGCCGTCTCGCAATCGATCAGCCCGGCCGAGTTGCTCGAAAGGTCTCGGCCTCGATTGGAAGGCATCTACGCCAAAGGTGAGATGCGTCCCAAGCGTTTCGAGGCAAACTGGTTGGGAGACAGCACGGGTTTTGTGATTCCCGAGAAGGACGCCGATTCCGGAGAATCCGTCCGAGCCATCTACAGCGTGGAGTCAGGGGAACGCACGGTTGCATCGCCGGATGTCGAGATCGCCGAGCGTGATCCCTTGCTGTCACCCGATGGACGCAGTCTGCTGAAGAAGCAGCGTCGAAGCTGGGTGATTCGCGACCTGGGAAGCGGGGAGTCACGTCCTTTGTTGGAACCATCCAAGTCCGGTGACATCTCCTATCAAGATCCGAGCTGGAGCCCTGATGGCAAGCGAATTCTTTTCGTCGAAGCCAACTCCAATGATGTCCAATTTCGCAATGTCCTCGTTCCGGATGACCCTTCTTATCCCAGTGTCAGCAAAACACGTTTCGCTCGCGTCGGAACCAAAATTCCAGAGTTGAGAGTGGGCGTGGTCAGTGTGGACGGCGATGACGCTGGTTCAGTGACCTGGTTGCCAATTGCCTTCCCTGAGGAAGGTGGCTACTTCGGTGAAGTTTCATGGGCAGGGAACTCGGACGAAGTTCTGGTCGAGCGACTCAGTCGTTTCCGTGACAAACGCGAGTTTCTATTGGCCAAAGTGGACGGGTCGGTGTCCACCCTTTTTGAAGAAACCAATGACGCGTGGGCGGTTGGAAGCCACGGGATCAACTCGGGCATCACGTGGCTTGATGGAGGCAAACGGTTCCTCTTCCTGAGTGAAAAGGACGGTTGGCGGCAGGCCTTCACGATCGCACGCGACGGAACAGACATTCAGATTCTGACACCGGGTGAGTACGACATCATCGATCGTGCGGAACCGGGCGATGTCGTCGACGAAGCAAACGGTTGGTACTACTTCTATGCGTCGCCTGAAAACGGCACGCAACGGTATCTGCACCGTGTTCCTCTGGATGGATCAGGAACGCTTGAAAAGATCACGCCGGGGGACCAGCCTGGATGGCATGAGTATCAGTTTTCGCCGGATCGCAAATGGGCTTTTCATACCTATTCAACCGTGAACACGCCTCCGGTGGTTGAGTTGGTTTCGATTCCAGAACATCGCTCGATCCGGATCCTGGAAGACAACCAAGAACTGCAGAAGCTTGCCCAAAAGACAATCACGCGAGCCACCGAATTCGTCCAGTTGAAGCTGTCTGAGGATGTGACCGTTGATGCGAGTGTGACCAAACCCAGTGACTTTGATGAGTCGAAACGTTACCCGGTGTTTGTCTATGTCTATGGCGAGCCCTATCTCCAGACAGTGCTCGATCGTTGGGGAGCCGCTCAAATCGATTTTCTCCGCACGATTGCGGACCTGGGGTACATCACTGTATCGATCGACAATCGCGGGACGCCTTGCCCCAAAGGCGCAGCGTGGCGACGAAGCATCTTCGGTAGCTTGGGACCACTCTCGACCGAAGAACAAGCTGCCGCGATTCAGGAACTGGGACGCACGCGATCGTATGTGGATCTGTCGCGGGTCGGGATCTGGGGTTGGAGTGGCGGTGGTTCGAACACACTGAACGCATTGTTTCGAAAACCCGATGTTTATCATCTCGGGATCGCTGTCGTGCCCAAGCCACAACCGCATCTCTACAACGCTTGGTTCCAAGAGATCTACATGCGGACTCCGGAAGTCAACGCCGACGGATACGCTCGTTCGGCTCCCTTGGGATTTGCAGACGGGTTGAAGGGCAAGTTGCTGATTGTCACAGGATCAGGCGAAACCAACACGCACATTCAGATCATCGAAGGTTTGGTCGATCGGTTGATCGAACTGGGCAAGCCTTTTGATTACATGGTCTACCCCAACCGAGACCATGGGCTGCGTGAAGGCAAAGGTTCTGAAGTGCATGTCCGAATGTTGATCACGCGGTACTTGCTCGAGAACCTGACACCCGGGCCGATGCCGGTGGAATCGAACTAG
- a CDS encoding glycoside hydrolase family 43 protein, with the protein MNSDFLDLFARSFRLPLLVTLAFSSVASADSPNSPPPVTAMLEQTESSIDARFRQWGDLGNGTYANPILNGDFADSDVERDEANDRWVMITSTNHYSPGMTLLESKDLVNWQYTGHAIPTITWEPSYNWDQMNGYRFGCWAGDLVQHNGEWLCYQIDFQSGLYLTRANDLAGPWTEPVCLLKRKHWTDPAVYFDNEKQEAWLVCNWGKGSPPRPDQPHEIKLFRLSWDGSELLDEGTTIFSGTAVEAAKIRRFDNQWYIMLIEWQGEGASRDRKQLCLRSQTDSLQGPYESRVVMERETDSDRSACQGSLIEAPDGRWWFMHQLVQNGTPVFHGRPQCLQPVTWKEGWPIIGEDIDGDGIGEPVWVHNKPIPSEHARPLQTSDEFDGQQIGPQWNWNHEPRRERFSLSARPGYLRLHASQPVTVDRGRLKGAFWGASNTLSQRHLGVAKTTATTKLDLRGMTWGTRAGFCHHSGRYALFGVQRQKDGTTQLFFNHNGKLDTGPTVPGTDLYLRSTTDGDEADFAWSLDGESWITTPWNYTLNFGNWRGNRPGVFCWNNRTDDVSESGWVDIDWFHYETGSKP; encoded by the coding sequence ATGAACTCCGACTTTTTGGATCTGTTCGCACGATCATTCCGTCTCCCTCTGCTCGTCACCCTGGCGTTTTCATCGGTCGCATCTGCTGATTCCCCGAACAGTCCGCCGCCCGTGACAGCGATGCTCGAACAGACCGAATCATCCATCGACGCACGTTTTCGTCAGTGGGGTGACCTGGGCAACGGAACTTATGCCAACCCGATTCTCAATGGCGATTTTGCGGACAGCGACGTCGAACGCGATGAAGCCAATGATCGCTGGGTCATGATCACGTCGACGAATCACTACTCGCCTGGGATGACCCTCTTGGAATCGAAAGATCTGGTGAATTGGCAGTACACCGGGCATGCCATCCCCACAATCACTTGGGAACCGTCATACAACTGGGACCAAATGAACGGTTACCGGTTCGGGTGCTGGGCTGGCGATCTGGTCCAACACAACGGTGAATGGCTGTGCTACCAAATCGATTTTCAATCAGGCCTCTACCTGACCCGAGCCAATGACCTTGCCGGTCCTTGGACGGAGCCCGTCTGTCTCCTCAAGCGAAAGCACTGGACCGATCCCGCGGTTTACTTTGACAACGAAAAACAGGAGGCCTGGTTGGTTTGCAATTGGGGCAAAGGATCCCCGCCGCGTCCGGACCAACCCCATGAGATCAAACTCTTCCGCCTGTCCTGGGATGGTTCTGAATTGCTCGACGAAGGCACGACCATCTTCTCAGGAACCGCCGTCGAAGCCGCCAAGATCCGACGCTTCGACAATCAGTGGTACATCATGCTGATTGAGTGGCAAGGCGAAGGTGCAAGCCGCGATCGCAAGCAACTTTGTCTTCGATCACAAACTGATTCCTTGCAAGGCCCCTACGAATCGCGTGTGGTGATGGAACGAGAAACGGACTCCGATCGATCGGCCTGCCAAGGTTCCTTGATCGAAGCCCCGGATGGCAGATGGTGGTTCATGCATCAGCTCGTTCAAAACGGAACACCCGTCTTTCACGGACGCCCTCAGTGTTTGCAACCCGTCACTTGGAAAGAGGGATGGCCAATCATTGGCGAGGACATCGACGGTGATGGGATCGGCGAGCCCGTTTGGGTTCACAACAAGCCCATCCCAAGCGAGCACGCTCGTCCGCTTCAGACATCCGATGAATTCGATGGCCAGCAAATCGGTCCGCAATGGAATTGGAACCACGAACCACGTCGCGAACGGTTTTCACTTTCAGCTCGGCCGGGCTATTTGCGTCTGCACGCCTCCCAACCCGTCACGGTGGATCGCGGCCGACTGAAAGGAGCGTTCTGGGGAGCGTCCAACACGCTTTCCCAGCGCCATCTCGGCGTCGCTAAAACGACCGCCACGACCAAGCTGGATTTACGCGGCATGACCTGGGGCACACGGGCTGGTTTCTGTCACCATTCCGGCCGCTATGCTTTGTTCGGCGTTCAGAGGCAAAAGGATGGCACGACGCAGCTCTTCTTCAACCACAACGGCAAGTTGGACACCGGGCCAACGGTCCCTGGCACAGATCTCTATCTACGAAGCACGACCGATGGTGATGAAGCGGACTTCGCGTGGAGTCTCGATGGAGAGTCCTGGATCACAACGCCTTGGAACTACACGCTGAACTTCGGGAACTGGCGTGGCAATCGTCCCGGTGTGTTCTGTTGGAACAACCGAACCGACGACGTTTCCGAAAGCGGTTGGGTCGACATCGACTGGTTCCACTACGAAACAGGATCAAAACCGTAG
- a CDS encoding DUF5722 domain-containing protein, producing MNLFSDWFALRRTCFTPSARDVLPVLAILALIPLFNSLATAQSPSTIAPRSIQLSSEQTQLKHLKMEPAEDAIAFRTTGNDPFIAFQIPPTPANERRWILAMEVFCPQGIRNMQLFYGQPWTEKRRVDLPHLNRAEGWTTYTCDLSLGQQFLREDQPLWLRLDFGTEANKRFRIRNVVLRLENDFERRQNQEQQERVKRLERLDEQIASYYQTQFPLEITRVEHTADAILVAGKAVGQLSTANLSLIARGLTEISAVPAKVNSKTFFRPVRIDADGTFIVRIPADQESKLRDTGVRWQVVSISSQLDPEGNRSATPFSAVHHVDRYDAAEAKELSPTPKLRAAKGMTCLAELAPEHVEELGLAHGSVNLVLSHLVSPTPRRGFQATQVRGRERYVNQAAMRHLDHRVQKGRDAGLVMAAILLIPNSRTKSTDDLPSLEHPNADPAGTYTMPNLVDEASAQLYADTLDFLAERYSEGNLRIDHWIVHNEIDAGWQWTNMGEVPMHVYLDHYFRSMRMVDAATRRVNPHARTFISLTHHWNLEDPPHWRWYASKDIMQALVRHGEVEGNFPWGLAHHPYPESLWESDTWNDNVEFTLDASMFTLKNWQVLDDWLHTERLRDPEGKVRAVLLSEQGFHASETDPQALEQQAAAVFYTFEQIRKCKSILAFDYHRPVDSRAEGGLHLGLRGLGSPEQPRGAPKPAWDAYKSIGTSTESNLRTHYESHWKQ from the coding sequence ATGAATCTGTTTTCCGATTGGTTTGCTCTCCGACGCACTTGTTTCACGCCCTCCGCGCGGGACGTTCTGCCGGTTCTCGCGATCTTAGCTTTGATCCCCCTTTTCAATTCGCTCGCGACCGCTCAATCCCCCTCCACCATCGCGCCGCGATCGATCCAGCTTTCCAGTGAACAGACGCAACTCAAGCACTTGAAAATGGAACCGGCGGAAGACGCGATCGCGTTCCGAACCACTGGCAACGATCCATTCATTGCCTTTCAGATCCCGCCGACACCCGCGAACGAACGACGTTGGATTCTGGCGATGGAAGTGTTTTGCCCGCAGGGCATCCGAAACATGCAACTGTTCTACGGACAACCATGGACAGAAAAACGCCGCGTCGACCTGCCGCATTTGAATCGCGCGGAAGGCTGGACGACGTACACCTGCGACCTGTCCCTGGGCCAACAGTTTCTGCGAGAAGACCAACCGCTTTGGCTGCGACTCGATTTCGGAACCGAAGCCAACAAGCGGTTTCGAATCCGAAATGTTGTTCTGCGTCTCGAAAACGATTTCGAGAGACGACAAAACCAGGAACAACAGGAACGAGTCAAGCGATTGGAACGACTGGACGAACAGATCGCCTCGTACTATCAGACGCAATTCCCGCTTGAAATCACGCGGGTGGAACACACTGCCGACGCGATCCTCGTCGCGGGAAAAGCGGTCGGCCAACTCTCAACGGCCAACCTCAGTTTGATCGCGCGCGGGTTGACCGAAATTTCCGCGGTTCCGGCCAAGGTGAACTCGAAAACCTTCTTTCGCCCCGTCCGGATTGACGCAGACGGAACCTTCATCGTCCGCATCCCGGCCGACCAAGAATCGAAGCTGCGTGACACGGGCGTTCGATGGCAAGTCGTTTCAATTTCGAGCCAACTGGACCCCGAAGGCAATCGATCCGCAACGCCGTTTTCCGCCGTGCATCACGTCGATCGCTACGATGCGGCCGAGGCCAAAGAGCTTTCTCCAACACCAAAGCTGCGTGCCGCCAAAGGCATGACCTGCCTTGCCGAGCTCGCACCGGAACATGTCGAGGAACTCGGACTGGCTCACGGTTCGGTCAATCTGGTCTTGAGCCATTTGGTTTCACCGACACCACGTCGCGGGTTTCAGGCCACGCAGGTCCGCGGGCGAGAACGATACGTCAACCAAGCCGCCATGCGGCACCTCGATCACCGTGTGCAAAAGGGACGCGACGCTGGTTTGGTGATGGCGGCCATTCTGCTGATTCCCAATTCGCGAACCAAGTCGACCGATGACTTGCCCAGCTTGGAACATCCCAATGCCGACCCCGCTGGCACGTACACGATGCCGAACTTGGTCGACGAAGCGTCCGCCCAACTGTACGCCGACACGCTGGACTTCCTCGCTGAACGCTACAGCGAAGGCAACCTCCGAATCGATCACTGGATCGTCCACAATGAAATCGACGCCGGTTGGCAATGGACCAACATGGGCGAGGTTCCCATGCACGTCTATCTCGACCACTACTTTCGCTCCATGCGGATGGTCGACGCCGCAACTCGACGGGTCAATCCTCACGCTCGCACGTTCATTTCGTTGACGCATCATTGGAACCTGGAAGATCCTCCGCATTGGCGTTGGTACGCGTCCAAAGACATCATGCAGGCGCTCGTTCGACACGGTGAAGTCGAAGGCAACTTCCCGTGGGGATTGGCTCATCATCCCTACCCCGAAAGCCTGTGGGAATCCGACACCTGGAACGACAACGTTGAATTCACACTCGATGCCAGCATGTTCACGCTCAAGAACTGGCAGGTGCTGGACGACTGGTTGCACACCGAACGTTTGCGAGATCCCGAGGGCAAGGTGCGTGCGGTGTTGCTCAGCGAGCAAGGCTTCCACGCGTCCGAGACTGATCCACAAGCGTTAGAACAACAAGCCGCCGCGGTGTTCTACACCTTTGAACAAATTCGCAAGTGCAAGTCCATTCTTGCATTCGACTACCATCGCCCCGTGGACTCCCGTGCCGAAGGTGGCCTGCACTTGGGACTGCGTGGACTCGGTTCGCCCGAGCAACCACGCGGTGCCCCCAAACCAGCCTGGGATGCTTACAAGTCGATCGGAACCTCAACCGAATCGAACCTCCGCACCCACTACGAATCTCATTGGAAACAATGA